A stretch of DNA from Lotus japonicus ecotype B-129 chromosome 4, LjGifu_v1.2:
caaccctaggatgttatccctagctataagcctaagcggcaatttattatctgtacctattgggtttattatctacatagttctttggagttgaccctcgcgtcttctgtgtgtgttttggcggacaacgccttttgtcagatgtccattgcggactggttcacaatggtccacccttcgggggggattaggtacgagatgatcgatcaggacgaccccgggtcgtgggtggttgaccccgcgagccatcgagcgacgtattcggggcgtatcatggaggaccacgtagatagtggaggactcctgaggtcaggagtgttgaggaggtgctctgtcagcttcaacttgccaccgggcgttcactgtggaccaggacttggatgaccaccaccaccgttgtcttcagacgaggaggatccctcagaggaggagccagtgggagtgccttcggcaggtctagtgcacccagcgTAGcggtcattgatgatcagggttcgggccctaagcccgtgagtccagcatcggagcgcactgcggttgcgaggggaggacggatagggttggtagacttggtcgttctagattctgattcggacgacgatcatgctagcacgtaggtttagtgctggtgtgagctcctcgagttaggattagtgtaggagtagagtttagctctgacagtcttgcttcatttgtttcttgggagacagggtagttccgcccatagctttttgtgtggtttccttacgggaatcacagagagttggttggacttaggaggtcttattttcagaccattgggtcagcttattctcagttttgagggatagtgttgcggacacttacctttatattcggtttgtacatattgcctacgggcgctactcttctattaccgtcactggaggtttactcgtgacgaggttgttacttacagcgggggctgtttatatattgtatattagttttattacttttcgcattcgggttttatttaattcagtcttgtcttagttattatccaatcaaaaaaaaaattattcacgtttttccgcattaagtttattgttggttactaaagtgacgccaccgaaatcggggtgttacattgtggtatcagagcacggtcgagtctttcgggagttgttggggaataggtcttctgtgctaggttgtgtgactctgcaaagagtgaaaattgattgtctgcaagcgatttttcgcttaaaaattgattgaagttattgcttactcatattgtatagtgatgctagatgctatcttatgatgagtactgactgtttgcttcctttaacagaacatggtgaatacaaatcagttagctgagatgatggccactatggcccaagccgttaccgcacaggcaaatgataatgccatgaggcgtgctgctgaagaagcacgtgaacagcatcaacgtcaAAGAGAGGTAACTCTCGACCAGAACaagggcctcaatgacttcaggaggcaaaacccaccaaagttctctggtggtactgacccagacgcagcggatctctggatccaggaaatcgagaagattttcggtgttctgcaaactgttgagggtgccaaggtgggcatggagACATATCTgttgctcggtgatgctgagtactggtggaagggcaacaaggggatcatggaagccaaccacgaggagatcaactggaactccttcCGAACTGCATTTTTGGAGAAaaactttccaacaagtgctcgggatgagcgggagtcacagtttctgacactccgtcagggaggtatgtctgtaccggaatttgcttcgaagctggagtctttggcgaagcatttccaattctttcatgatcacgtgaacgagcgctacatgtgcaagcgtttcgttaatggactgaggccggatattgaggactcagtaaggccactgggaatcatgcgattccaatcattggtggagaaagccacggaagtggagctgatgaagaaccggaggctaaaccgggctggaactggagggccgatgaggtcgagctctcaGAACTTTCAGAACAGAGGAAGGTTTCAAaataggaggccgtatcagcgtcctgttgGTAGAGGAGCGGCttcgggatcttacaggcccatggtgggtgttgctggtggttcaggaggtcagactcagaaccgggaactgacttgcttcaagtgtgggaagccagggcattatgctcgtgattgtcccgacacgagaccgcAATGCTATAACTGTAACAAACTGGGGCATACTGCGGCACAGTGCaaggtaccaaaggcggaaccaaccgtcaacactgcgcgagggaagcgtcctgctgcaaaggcgagattctacaccatggatggtgaagatgctgagggggtcgatggactgattagaggcgactgcgagattgacggtaacctcctatccgtactttttgattccggtgcaacgcattcatttatctctagggaatgcgcgatcagattaaaacttcctattactgctttgagcttcgatctgatagttactactcctgccaagactctacttgctaattcagcatgcatgtattgttcgataacatataacaataggatctacaaagctaacctagtatgcctaactcttaagaacctagacattatcctaggaatggattggttgtcccgctatcattgtcttttggactgcaaccgaaagacagtggtatttcctgattcggatctttccgggtatctatctgccaatcacattggcgtctctttgaacgagggatctcaagagtattccgttctgctgagcttggagagtaaagggaatccgggagttgatagtattccagtggtgaaagaattcacagatgtttttcctggcgatgtacctggattgccgcctgtacgcgacattgagtttgctatagacatcgtaccgggaacagggccgatttcgattgcaccatatcgtatggcacctgcggagctagtggaattgaagtcccaactcgaagatcttctgtcgaagggattcatacgaccaagcgtttcaccttggggagcgccggtcttattggtgaagaagaaggaagggaagtcgagattatgtgtcgactaccgacaattgaacaaggtaaccgtcaagaataggtatccgttacctaggattgatgatttgatggatcaactgcgaggagctacaatattctcgaagatcgacctgaagtcgggttatcatcaaatcagagtcaagacCGAGGAAATTCAGAAGACGGCATTTGCAACCAATAGCTCTCTTTCCATGTGGCAACTGAACAAGATCCCATGTCTCATTCTTTTTCAAGGACTCCATCTCCTCCACCATTGCACCCATCCACTTATCTTTCTCCTGGCTAGTCATAGCCTTATGATAAGTAGAGGGGTCTCCTGAGCTGGTAAGAAGGGCATATGCTGCTAAGTCTTCAAACCCATATCTCACTGGAGGTGTAATACAACGGGGCTCCCTATCACGCACAAGTGTATAGTCTTGTACTCCACCTGAATCTGAGCCTGGTTCACTCTGCTGTTGGGCTACAATCTGCCTAGGACTCACTGGTGTCTCCTCAATGTCCACCTGAATCTtgtcctgactggaattgtcTACCTCAGTATCTAGCACAACTGTCACATCTGACTGTTTCAGCATTGACTGCTCATCAAATACAACATCTCTGCTGACAACCACCTTCTTCTTGACTGGATCCCACAACTTGTACCCATTCACACCTTTATTATAGCCAATAAAGGTGCACTGTTTTGACTTTGGGTCAAGTTTAGACCGATCCTCAATGGAAATATGCACATATGCTGGACACCCAAAAATCCTCAAATTACTGAGATCAATGGGGTTACCTGTCCACACCTCTTCTGCAACTTTTCCATCCAAAGAAGCTCGTGGTGACCTGTTGACTAGATAGCACGCCATATTGATTGCTGCTGCCCAGAAACCTTTTGAAAGACCAGCATTCAACCGAAGGCACCTTGCCTTATCTGTTAGAGTCCAGTTCATTCTTTCTGCAACACCATTCTGCTGTGGTGTCTTCCTCACAGAAAAGTGTCTCTAAATTTCATTCTCCTCACAGAAACGCATGAAGTTCTTGTCAGTGTATTTAGTTCCATTATCAGACCGcaaatactttatttttctccctGTCTGATTCTCAACCTCTGTCTTCCACAATTTGAACTTGGCAAAGACTTCAGATTTATATTTCAGAAAATAAACCCAGACCTTACGAGAAAAATCATCAGTAAATGTAACAAAGTACCTGAAACCTCCAACGGAGGGCTCTTTTGTAGGCCCCCAGACATCAGAATGGACATAGTCTAAGATTCCCTTGGTCTTGTGCTGCCCGGTCTTGAAACGAACTCTACACTGTTTCCCAAGAACACAATACTTGCACAATCCAATTGTGCAACTGCGAACACCCTTCAGCAGATTCCTCTTATGTAGTTCCATCATCCCACGTTCACTGAGATGACCCAAGCGCATGTGCCACAGTTTGGTTGCATCATCATCAGTTTCAACAGATGCCACATCACCCATAACTGTGGCCCCCAACAACTTATAAATGTTGCCTGCAGTCCTCTTTGCTCTCATCACTGTCATTGCACCCTTGCTAACCCTTAAGATGTCTCTATTTTCCTCAGACTTGAATGAATACCCATTCTCATGAAGAGTTCCTAGAGAAATCAAGTTCTTCGTAACCTCTGGAACATAACGCACCTGACTCAACGTGCGCACGCCACCATCATCCAAAGCAATTTTAACTTGTCCCATTCCCTTGATGATACAAGGTTTATCATCACCTAAATAGACATAACCAAAATCACCTGATTTAAATGAGTTGAACCACTCCCGGTGCGGCGTCATAAGATAGGAGCATCCAGAATCAAGAACCCATGCATCAGTGCACTTAACAGATGAAACACAAAGCAAATCCTCCTCACTGCAAGAACCATCAGACTGAACTACATTTGCTGAACTGTTGTTGTTGCTTGACTTGCCTGGCCTGTTTGGACAGACCCTCTTCCAATGCCCAATTTGCTTGCAACTATAACATTCTGCTGTTTTTTTGTCCTTGGACTTGgatctcttcttctttccaGAATCCACTGCTTTACCCTTGCCTCTTCCGCGATCTTGACCTCCCTTCACAAAAAGACCTTCACCTGAACTTCCTCCACCTTCTTCAACACTCTAGCGACGTTGTGCATGTTGCAAAAGTGTAGAAGAAATAGAATCCAACGTGATTGAGTCCTTCCCGTAGGTGAGAGTGGTCACcaagtgatcataagagcctgGTAAAGAGCACAGCAAAATAATAGCCTTATCCTCATCGTCTACCTTCACACCAAGCCGTGTCAGATCGACGAGGATGTTGTTGAAAGCGTAGACATGAGCCTGCAAATCGCCTCCTTCCTGCATCTTCAGGATGTAGAGACGCTGCTTCGCAAACAacttgttcatgagtgtcttgGACATGTACAGACTTTCCAATTTATCCTAGACATCCTTCGGAGTTGTGAGATCCAGGATATGATTCATCACGTCATCAGAAACGCAAAGTCTTATCAAACCTGCAGCCTTCTCCTTCATCTCGTTCCAATCAACAGTTGCGATGTCCGCCGGTTTCTCATCGCGCAACGCCTTTTGTAAACTTTGCTGAGCCAACAGATCCTTAACCATCCTCTGCCATAGTCCGAAATTGCCGTTTCCATCGAACCGCGTCACTTCAAACTTCACACCTCCAGGGTTAGTCGtcatctgataccaattgttagAACAACAACACGAATACAGATCAtagtagagagaaacacacaaagctttgttcacgcagttcggccaaattgcctacctctgcgactATAGAGCAGCTATAGTTCTGTTTATTGATTCGAACCTGAATACAATCACTCAGCAAttgcaatttctctcaattGCACTAGTGCCTCTTGTGTCTCTTGTGtttttagggttacattgttatcctatttatagtggattctattgatctctattttacaataaaatcctaataaatcctataacaatcccttaaaaccttttacaatcctcattaaatcaaatcctaataaactaaagattttagcccaaaatataatgagtcAAATCCCAACAGTTCCACACTTCAAATAATGATTgtctaaaatagaaaacaaattgGAATATGATGATTAACAGATAAAAAATATAACGAATTGttatctttccagaaatcacaCGCACATACTCGCCATATAtgagaaaataaagaaaacaaaagacaagattaaataaaatgatacacgaatgagaaaaaaaaaattaaaaaagcatTAAACTTCGTTGAATAATTaaccatttaaaaaataataccaATCATTATTAATACCTTTAATAAGGTCCCTCgaaaaatatcattaataagAATTAACTAAAATAGAGCATTATTGAAATTTGAGAAAAAGTTTGTTGCACCgacagtgtaaagtttttttacaccgtcaaccaatcagatttcaaggatgtgagaaaatctctcttttcatttaatttctttaattgacatgtcacatccttgaaatctgattggttgacggcgtaaaaaaactttacaccgtcggtgcatcaaaattaaactcttgaaATTTAtcataagaaattaaattttataaaaaaatttctaattatttatatcattcaaaatattacCGTGATACTtggaaattataatttaataattgaaGTCAAAgtgatattttaatattaaaaataaagacTTAATGTTTTTGTAATAAGGTAAAATTTGGGTAtggtaaaaaattaaaaatagtttatGGTGGGTATTTTTCTCCCCGATAGTTAAGTTGTCAAATTTCCATTCTAAATTTATTTgctgttagtaaattagtaaaaTTGGGGATGCTATATACTACATGTTTTATAGCTATAAATTGCACATTCCAACCACATCAGTTTACATCATTTGTTCATTCAAAAGTGCACTTCAAGTTCATTGAGATGGAGGACCTGATCATGACTTATGAAGACGAGGATGGGAGTGTTCAATTGCTACCTGGGTACATGTTTGATCCTACTGATGAGATTCGTGTGGATTTTTACTTGAAGAGGAGGGTTTTTGCTCAACCTCTTCCCTTCCAAATCATCCCAGATTTTGATGTGTTTCTGACTAAGCCTTGGGGCTTGCCGGGAGGATATTGGTGAAACTAATTGTTCCTTTTCGTCTACGTTAGTGATACAAATTGTCGTGCATTTGATTTTTGGCGGATAATGCTTGGCACTTTGATAATTTGTACATGATCTTACCTGTTGTTTGAAAGAATTCACTTTTTCGtatccctcctcctcctcctcctcctcctcctcctcctcctctctctctctatatatatatatcactttctctctctttcatcttAACTCTCTCACTTACACACCAAATTGATGACATTGCATTTCAATCTATAAATTGTGTACAAACCGCATGATTTTCAACATCACAGTAAGAGTTTAAACAAGTCCCTCTTCACTTGGTGTGACATTGATCCTTTGATATGGAGGACCTTATGACTTATGTTAATGAGGATATTAGGTTGCTACTTGGTTATAAATTTAATCCAACTTTGAGGTTCTTGTGGATTTTCACATGAAGAGGCCAGAGGGTCTTTGTTCAACCTCTTCCTTTTTATATCATCCTAGATTTTGATGTGTTTCAAAATGAGCCTTGGGACCTTTCAGGAGGAGGTTGGTGaaacatttttttctaaaaaaataaaatatctccTTTTCACTATTTCATAAGTCGAGAACTGTTATCAACTTTCACTTCAACACTCTCTTTTTAATAGTTTCTTTTAATTGATTGAAATTCAAGTGAGTTCCAATAATTTGAAAATGTAACCcatatattttactatttcatgAGCCCTATAATATTTTACGGCCCTTATTCTAACCTAGAGAATGGGCTTTGTGTtcaaagaaaatcaaaatttcCAAGTTCTATGaatgtttatctatttttaaatttcaggTGGAAATTTACAATAAGATGGTGTTTTGGATTTCATTTGTGTTTGCAGATGGGAAGATTTTCAATGAACGCAAGTGCTTCTTCTACAACACTATGGGACGTGATCTTGAGAACATTGACATAAGAGTTGCTGGGAGTGGCCAGTGGAGAGTAATGAAAAAAGGAGAAGATGTGTCTATCCCTCAAAACAATCAAGTGATTGGGAGGAGGAACACCCTGAATTTTTGGGAAATGCAAGGAGCATGTGCTAGGAGGACCAGATGGGAGATGCATGAGTTGTGTCTTACGTCAATTGCTAACCAATCTAAGGTAAAGAATAAAATAGTGACTTACTAACGGTTATGGTTCCACATTGATTAGAGATACAACTAAATAGTAGAATTAGAGTTATCTCGAATTCTGCCTATTTTAATTAACACCAGAGTTGAGCACCAATTTAGAGTAATTCATTTTAAATTATCATGAAGAATGGTTGGTTGGTAGGTAGGATATATCATTATCAAATTTATTTCGCTTTGTCTTATTCATCATCAACCACTAAACTTTGTTACTCAAAATGCAGCTGGCAAACTGGGCTATTTACTGCATCTTTAAAAATAAGGATGCAAAGAAGGCGAATAATGCACGAGGTTGTAATGGCGAAAGCTCTAATACTAGTAGCGTTGAAGTCATTGATTTTAATGTTGAGAGTGACAGTTTTAAGAACCTTCCCCAATGACCCATTCCTTAAGTAAGGGCAATGAATCTTCTTGAACAAAATATTGTTCATGTCCTCTTTATTGGTGTCATCTTTTGTAATTGACCAATAACTTATTGTTTATTTTAAGGCTTAAAAGCTCATTTGGTCCCACGAATGCGATATGTGCAAAATGGTcctaaactatttttttaacatttcCCAATCCCACACATTATGCTCCGTTAATATTTATTGGCATAATTACATCTTGCATTTCATTTAATATTGACTAATATTGGAGTTATTACAAAACTAAtgtaatatatttaaaatattagttATACAGTAGAATGAAAAATTGTAatgttcattttttatttttaaatacatatatactctgcaaaaataatgaaatttagtggcggtttggTTACAATTACCGGTGGTCAAGAGCCGCAACAAAATCCTTCCTGGCAGTCCCTCAAGTGCCACCTTCCTAGGTGTCACAAGCTGTTTGTGCGGCTTTTACACGATCACTGGGTTTTATGCCAAGAAATATTGGTGGTTCATCAACGCCACAATTACTAGCAGGCAAAGAGTGCTTCCCTAGCAATCAAAAAATGTCACCACCGTGTTAGAGATCTCATCGCCTATTAGGGATAATCTTTTGATTTTACCCGAGGTTGAGGAGTTTGATGGCGTGTTGACAAAGCCAAGAAGGGATTTAATGATGAGTAAAAAGGGTGGGTGTTATGTATAAGTGCTCAAATGAGGCGGGGCCTCAAGGATTAATTAAGCAGATCGAGTCTCGTAAAGTTGTTTAAGGGATTTGCGCTAGCGTTGGATTTCAGTGGACTTCCTTTGTTTTTTCTCTTCGCTAGTTCGGGTTTTCAGTTCTTTTTTGGGTAGTTCTAGTTTGTAATATTCTTTGGGGTTTTTCTATATATTTTGGGTGGTTGCGTGGTTTGTTGGAGTCTCTTTGGTCGGTGTTGGCTGACCGAGCTGtttgttcttttgtttttgaCTTTTTAAAGCAGaatgacacacacacacacacacacacacaaatatatataatatatatatatatattatataaagtgTTGAGAAACAACTCATCTAAACATTAATACAGTAACCTAGGGGCCCGTAACCTAGCAACATAAAGCTGGCAAAAACCTACactcttaatattttttttttgacaacaaaAACATATATTGATATAAGAAATTAACCATGAGAACACTCGGCTCATGCTAGAGAACTGCAAAACATAGCTTGGGAAtgagcctcgttaaaaccttactagaaaaaaacccagtgggataaaAAACCTAATGATGGAAAAAGAATACCACACTCCCAAGACGCCCACCAACATGATCCAAACCTCAAAAAACCTATACAGCATACATCCCACAACTGTCTCAACATGACAGAAATTTCCAAACAATTAGTGGAACCCCTCAGTCAGgaataattgaaataaaaaaatcaacccAAACCTGAATAAAACCCACCCATACATATCCTTCCCACCACAACCATTCATAACCACCAATTTAAACAAATCTTGATGTGCCTAAGCATATCTTTGCAACGAACcaaattatatatattgaaCCAACTAGCGAAGAGAAAAAACAAAGGAAGTCCACTGAAATCCAACGCTAGCGCAAATCCCTTAAACAACTTTACGAGACTCGATCTGCTTAATTAATCCTTGAGGTCCCGCCTCATTTGAGCACTTATACATAACGCCCACCCTTTTTACTCATCATTAAATCCCTTCTTGGCTTTGTCAACACGCCATCAAACTCCTCAACCTCAGGGAAAAATCAAAGATTATCCCTAATAGGCGATGAGATCTCTAACACGGTGGCGACATTTTTTGATTGTAGGGAAGCACTCTTTGCCTACTAGTATAGTGAAAAATATGTTTccattactcaaatttaattattgatattaattattagcatagaaataattataaccaatttaaaatttatttattttataatatgtaAAATGGAAACATATTTTTCACTATATTCCATCAGCCCTTTAATTTTTTACGGCCCTTATCTAACTCCGAGAATGTGTACTGTGtcctataaaaaaacaaaaaaaacaaaaattcctAGTCTCACGAATGTTTATGTGTTGTTTAATTTCGATTTGGAAATTGAACCAAGATGGTGCTTTTGGATTTAATTTGGCTTGCAGATGGAAAGATTTTCAATGAACGCAAGTGCTTCTTCTACAATACCATGAGTCGTGATCTTAAAAACACTGACATGAGAGTTGCAGGGAGTGGCCAGTGGAGAGTTATGGAAAAAGATAAATATATTCCTATCCTCCGAAATGATCAGGTCATTGGGAAGAGGAATACCCTGAATTTTTTAAAAGTGGAAGGAGTCTATGTTAGGAGGACCGAATGGATGATGCATGAGTTTCGTCTTGCGTTAATTTCTAACCCATCCATCTGaggtaaataataaaatagtgATTTACTTTTTTAGGTACATCAAAAAGTTAAAAATTGCACCCTCTAGTGACTTACTAACGGTTATTGTTTCAcaataaactaaataaatttttataaagGTAGATAAATCCTCACCTATATAATATCTTTTGGAGTAAAATTAGACGTAACTCGAATTCTTAAAGAGACCATTTTATTTTACACCAAAATTGAGCAGAAATTTAGAGTAATGCATTTTAAAATATCGTGGGAATGGTTGCTTGGTAGGTAGGATATATCATTATCAAAGTTGGTTCCTTTTGTCTTGTTTATTATTGGTCACTAAACTTTGTTACTCAAAATGCAGATGACAAATTGGGCTGTTTACCGCATCTTGAAGAATAAGGATGAAAAGAAGGTGAAAGATGCAAGAGGGTGTAATGAGGAAAGCTCCAATGCTGGGAGTACTGAAGTCATTGATTTCAATGTTGAGAGTGACATTTTCTCAGAAACCTTCCCCAATGGCCCGCTCCTTAAGTGAGGGCAGCAAATCTTCTTGAACAAAATTTGTTCATGTGCTCTTTATCGGTGTCATCTTTTATAGTTGACGAATAAGTAATTTTTAATGTAATAAAAGTCATGATATGATCCATAATAATgagttttgaaattaaaattggAATCACAACCCTCTAAAGCAAAAAAGGGACATGTGTGTTAGGTGTGGGAGGTTCACGGATGAATGCCTAGaaagtgcaatttatctttccgatataaaaaaaaaagtaaatcttGTGGtaccttgaatttttttttgggtatggtacccgtattgagtaatttaatagattattatcatgttattcaaggtaGATTCTAcatctttagattttactttacttatcaATAAACTTTATCTTATGAAATTCATATTTTAGTGAAAAATGAAtgagtggtggaaacgaataatggtgatggagatgcgcgtaaaatgaccATGGTTGATGGATGAATAAAGCTCAGAAAACATAACTCGCAAATCTCACGTTCCTAAGAATGCAACACTGCATTAATACGATAGAATAAAATGAAACTTAGAATCGGTATATTGAGTCTTTATTATCGAACgaactcattttgggtaccacaccttaagctggcttaaggtaccacaacaagtacaaaaaaaattataaatagacAAGCGGTGTGATAGTCAATGGTttttttgtttagtttcttaatatttaatttaatttttaaaattttttaaattattttattcttattatttaataatgcATTCACTAATTTAACTTAACACGTATATTTTTTACAAGTTCTGTGATAGTTAATGGCTTTTATTCACTttcttaatatatattaaattaaattcttttttcaccattttaacaatttttattattattttaacttGTATTGACACTTTCTTATTATTTGATAATTAATTCACTAATTTAACTTCTTAACACGTAGATTTTTCTCTTAAACTTTTGTCATCTTTTCATGCTTCTCTTTACTATGGATTATTTATGCAAGTATATAtgtgataataatttttttaactatatatgataataaataaaatatgaatattTAGTGAAATGCATAAACACATGAATCTAAATATAAATGTGTTTAGTAttgattaataaataataaattgatGTTCAAAAAAGTATTGATTAATAAATTCAATATAGAAAATAACTACGTTATGGCATTTCATTTATCATTGACTATTATTGATACAGTAActgaatataaaaattaatgtaaatattaaaatattttatactaTGGAATGAAAACTTGTagtgttatttttttaattgcaaataatatatattatatactaaTAAATTTCTCATAATATGTTAATCTA
This window harbors:
- the LOC130713038 gene encoding NAC domain-containing protein 83-like codes for the protein MEDLIMTYEDEDGSVQLLPGYMFDPTDEIRVDFYLKRRVEIYNKMVFWISFVFADGKIFNERKCFFYNTMGRDLENIDIRVAGSGQWRVMKKGEDVSIPQNNQVIGRRNTLNFWEMQGACARRTRWEMHELCLTSIANQSKLANWAIYCIFKNKDAKKANNARGCNGESSNTSSVEVIDFNVESDSFKNLPQ